One part of the Streptomyces lydicus genome encodes these proteins:
- a CDS encoding NAD(P)H-dependent oxidoreductase, translating into MKVLWLFAHPDQRSLSGALKDEGLRLLEAHGHQHQVSDLYAMKWNPVVDAADYDHDPADRFLVGAASERAYTGGHLSPDIEAEQQKLTWADTLVVQFPLWWYGMPAILKGWFDRVFIKGFAFGLTDPASGRPLRYGDGRLTGKRALVITTAGARAATLGPRGVNGDLNDLLFPLQHGTLWYTGMSVLPPLLIPGADRTTPTAYATAATRLRDRLLTLPTTTPLPFRHQNTGDYDDDLLLSPHLTAAPTGPAAHYTSPPPPTHP; encoded by the coding sequence CTGGCTGTTCGCCCACCCCGACCAGCGCTCCCTGAGCGGCGCCCTCAAGGACGAGGGTCTGCGCCTCCTGGAAGCCCACGGCCACCAGCACCAGGTCTCCGACCTGTACGCGATGAAGTGGAACCCGGTGGTCGACGCCGCCGACTACGACCACGACCCGGCCGACCGCTTCCTGGTGGGCGCCGCCTCCGAACGTGCCTATACAGGCGGCCACTTGAGCCCCGACATCGAGGCCGAACAGCAGAAGCTCACCTGGGCGGACACCCTTGTCGTGCAGTTCCCCCTCTGGTGGTACGGAATGCCGGCCATCCTCAAGGGCTGGTTCGACCGCGTCTTCATCAAGGGCTTCGCGTTCGGCCTCACCGACCCCGCCAGCGGCCGGCCCCTCCGCTACGGCGACGGCAGGCTCACCGGCAAGCGCGCCCTGGTCATCACCACCGCCGGCGCCCGCGCCGCGACCCTCGGCCCGCGCGGCGTCAACGGCGACCTCAACGATCTCCTCTTCCCCCTCCAGCACGGCACCCTCTGGTACACCGGGATGTCCGTCCTCCCGCCCCTCCTGATCCCCGGCGCGGACCGCACCACGCCCACCGCCTACGCGACCGCCGCCACCCGGCTGCGCGACCGCCTCCTCACCCTCCCCACCACCACGCCGCTCCCCTTCCGCCACCAGAACACCGGCGACTACGACGACGACCTCCTCCTCAGCCCCCACCTCACCGCGGCCCCCACCGGCCCCGCCGCCCACTACACCTCCCCACCACCCCCCACCCACCCCTGA
- a CDS encoding DUF4186 domain-containing protein, with the protein MSDATPDGLDQRLDVIARHPFRAKFHLRGRERVTAELGGPSAMRWHAYDLIAKRLAPAEPYKDGKQTPYRGHPVFVAQHATATCCRTCLLRWHGIPKGRELSRAERAYVVNVICRWIERELGGSSGGGGGRPAGGWRETD; encoded by the coding sequence ATGTCTGACGCCACGCCTGATGGGCTCGACCAGCGGCTCGATGTCATTGCGCGGCATCCGTTCCGGGCGAAGTTCCACCTGCGGGGGCGTGAGCGGGTCACGGCCGAGCTGGGTGGGCCGTCCGCGATGCGGTGGCATGCCTACGACCTCATTGCCAAGCGGCTGGCGCCCGCCGAGCCGTACAAGGACGGTAAGCAGACGCCGTACCGGGGGCATCCGGTGTTCGTGGCGCAGCACGCAACCGCTACCTGCTGCCGTACCTGTCTTCTGCGGTGGCACGGGATTCCCAAGGGGCGGGAGCTGAGCCGTGCGGAGCGGGCCTACGTGGTGAACGTGATCTGTCGCTGGATCGAGCGTGAGCTGGGGGGCTCCTCGGGCGGCGGGGGCGGGCGCCCGGCCGGGGGGTGGCGGGAAACCGATTAG